In Gimesia sp., a single genomic region encodes these proteins:
- a CDS encoding amidohydrolase: protein MASFSIDQTESRAFYQSLTKQLHEELDELEPTLIQTRRTLHQKPEISGEEKETSQLICNTLREIGLEPRLMNNDIGVVADMTLGTPAEDAPLIAIRADIDALRITDLKEVDYCSHNPGVGHLCGHDAHTSIALGVALAAGRVKELFESEWPGQGLRLRFIFQPAEEICMGARWMVEQGALEGVSAIIGLHMDPEIQAGTANIRYGVMTAFCDEVHFEIHGRGGHAARPHHGNDPITTAAQLISSLYQNLPRSIDSRMPAVFTIGQISSGLAPNVIPEIAELKGSLRSTNDQAREVLHNRIQNIASGVAQSTNTRIEVLFKSPLPAVVNDKTISAALEQASIDVLGMEQVGLIDLPSMGGEDFSIYLQHVPGSMLRLGCARPDQKTVFLHSPYFDIDERVLKIGSRILLQAALLLSLNPQLIQKGN, encoded by the coding sequence GTGGCCTCATTCTCAATAGATCAGACGGAAAGCCGAGCCTTTTATCAATCACTTACGAAACAACTGCATGAGGAGTTGGACGAGCTCGAGCCAACACTCATTCAAACACGACGCACACTGCATCAGAAACCGGAAATCAGCGGGGAAGAAAAAGAGACTTCGCAACTGATCTGCAACACGCTGCGGGAGATCGGCCTCGAACCGCGGCTGATGAATAACGACATCGGCGTGGTCGCCGACATGACGCTGGGAACGCCGGCCGAGGACGCACCGCTGATCGCGATTCGGGCCGACATTGATGCGCTGCGGATCACGGACCTCAAAGAGGTCGATTACTGCTCGCATAATCCAGGCGTAGGTCACCTGTGCGGTCATGATGCTCACACGTCGATTGCCCTGGGCGTGGCACTCGCTGCGGGTCGGGTGAAGGAGCTGTTCGAGAGCGAATGGCCGGGCCAGGGATTACGGCTGCGGTTCATTTTTCAACCGGCGGAAGAGATCTGCATGGGCGCCCGCTGGATGGTGGAACAAGGGGCACTGGAAGGGGTGAGTGCGATCATCGGGCTGCACATGGATCCGGAAATCCAGGCGGGAACGGCGAACATCCGCTATGGCGTGATGACGGCGTTCTGCGATGAAGTCCATTTTGAAATTCATGGTCGCGGCGGACATGCTGCCCGTCCGCATCATGGAAATGATCCGATCACCACGGCAGCCCAACTGATTTCGAGCCTGTATCAGAACCTGCCCCGTTCGATCGACTCACGCATGCCGGCGGTATTTACCATTGGTCAGATCTCCTCGGGGCTGGCACCGAATGTGATTCCCGAAATTGCGGAACTGAAAGGGAGCCTGCGTTCCACGAACGACCAGGCGCGCGAAGTCCTGCACAATCGGATTCAGAATATCGCCAGCGGCGTCGCTCAGAGTACGAATACCCGGATCGAGGTGTTGTTCAAATCACCCCTGCCTGCGGTCGTGAATGACAAAACGATTTCGGCTGCCCTGGAACAGGCGTCGATCGACGTGCTGGGGATGGAACAGGTCGGTCTGATCGATCTGCCCAGCATGGGTGGTGAAGATTTTTCCATTTATCTGCAGCATGTCCCCGGTTCGATGTTGCGACTGGGGTGTGCCCGTCCCGATCAAAAAACCGTGTTTTTGCATTCTCCCTATTTCGATATCGATGAGCGTGTGCTTAAAATAGGAAGTCGCATCTTACTGCAGGCTGCCCTGCTGCTTTCTCTCAACCCGCAACTCATCCAAAAAGGGAATTAG
- a CDS encoding N,N-dimethylformamidase beta subunit family domain-containing protein, with amino-acid sequence MKEIDADRRNLLKGAVATSLASLAGNFSLNSAHAAKADPDLIHRENLKEGSTDWQLTRVMLDSRNGFRSSKIEGYCSKQSVAAGEPIDIMVSTRPAQEFKIEIFRTGYYGGRGARLMTTLGPFEGKPQPVPKPGKKNLHECHWDSAVTLTIPDDWPSGVYLGRLSTLKDKTGHGYWQSYVVFIVKDDRPADILFQCSDNTWQAYNKWPSNYSVYTHPKGNQGPWADVSFDRPYAKYAQIYENPQSLGSGEWLCFEFPFAYWLEKHGYDVTYCSNSDMITPDHGLKCKSFLSVGHDEYWDIRQYESAVKMRDAGVNLLFFSGNSVCWVTPLMNSTDGRPKRIMFRGGPYGGKYKYAEDRERDNGPFPHRGPDEGYLMGSRNVDPVNGGGDWVCELPDHWIFAGTGMKKGDSIPGLIGWEYHGDPPQDIPGLEVVAKGTALQGGVNPQEWTATIYPGPKNNFVFNASTIFWCQDLSSPPGHMLPWSHWSRPHGPDERVQRITHNIIRRAIS; translated from the coding sequence ATGAAAGAGATTGATGCAGATCGCCGGAATCTGTTGAAAGGGGCCGTCGCGACATCGCTGGCTTCACTCGCCGGAAACTTCTCACTCAACAGTGCCCATGCTGCGAAAGCAGACCCCGATTTAATTCATCGGGAAAACCTCAAAGAAGGATCCACCGACTGGCAGCTCACCCGCGTCATGCTCGACAGCCGCAACGGTTTTCGTTCATCCAAGATTGAAGGCTACTGTTCGAAGCAGAGCGTCGCCGCCGGCGAGCCGATCGACATCATGGTCTCCACCCGACCGGCGCAAGAGTTCAAAATCGAAATCTTCCGCACCGGCTATTACGGCGGTCGCGGTGCCCGGCTGATGACCACACTCGGCCCGTTCGAGGGCAAACCGCAGCCCGTTCCAAAGCCAGGTAAAAAGAATCTGCACGAATGCCATTGGGACTCCGCGGTCACACTGACGATTCCCGATGACTGGCCCAGCGGCGTCTATCTGGGCCGGCTCTCCACGCTCAAAGACAAGACCGGCCACGGCTACTGGCAGAGCTATGTCGTCTTCATCGTCAAAGATGATCGACCCGCGGACATCCTCTTCCAGTGTTCCGATAACACCTGGCAGGCTTACAACAAGTGGCCCAGTAACTATTCGGTTTACACGCATCCTAAAGGGAATCAGGGGCCCTGGGCTGACGTCAGCTTTGACCGTCCCTACGCCAAGTATGCCCAGATCTATGAGAATCCGCAGTCACTCGGTTCCGGGGAATGGCTCTGCTTTGAATTCCCCTTCGCCTACTGGCTGGAGAAACATGGTTACGATGTGACCTACTGCTCCAACAGTGATATGATCACCCCCGATCACGGACTGAAATGTAAGTCGTTCCTCTCGGTGGGCCACGATGAATACTGGGATATTCGCCAGTACGAGTCGGCGGTCAAAATGCGCGACGCGGGCGTGAACCTGCTCTTCTTCTCTGGTAATTCCGTCTGTTGGGTCACACCGCTGATGAACAGCACCGACGGGCGTCCCAAACGGATCATGTTCCGCGGTGGTCCTTACGGCGGAAAATATAAATACGCCGAAGACCGTGAGCGAGACAACGGCCCCTTCCCGCACCGCGGTCCCGACGAAGGTTACCTGATGGGATCCCGTAATGTTGATCCGGTCAACGGGGGCGGCGACTGGGTCTGCGAACTGCCCGACCACTGGATCTTCGCAGGGACGGGCATGAAAAAGGGCGACTCGATTCCCGGTCTCATCGGCTGGGAATATCACGGCGATCCGCCCCAGGATATTCCCGGACTCGAAGTCGTGGCTAAGGGAACCGCCCTGCAGGGAGGTGTGAATCCACAAGAGTGGACCGCTACGATTTACCCCGGCCCGAAGAACAACTTCGTGTTTAACGCCTCGACCATCTTCTGGTGCCAGGATCTTTCCAGCCCGCCCGGGCACATGCTTCCCTGGTCACACTGGTCCCGACCGCACGGACCCGATGAACGTGTGCAGCGAATTACACACAACATCATCCGCCGCGCGATCTCCTGA
- a CDS encoding DUF1559 domain-containing protein: MLPNAHAPRRRTGFTLIELLVVIAIIAILIALLLPAVQQAREAARRSQCKNNLKQLAIGMHNYHDVHGLLPFGWDQRGAGWSAMILPMIDRANIYNTLIFQESGDGNWDSGSANTTAASTYLPVLVCPSAPIKKHYSFNGIPNRAPSTYLGNSGSEASSDDESTKISGTKSLEDTTQNGLFYACSSVVLRDIKDGTSNTFMLGETQTDIEFGKDGQSMDHWIIGSPQTDPCGCNNGTGGTEFTEFVGSAYPRMNARRTEPTVSGHLMELSYGSWHVGGGHMAYADGSVHFLSENMDLNVYRGLATRNGREVVTP, translated from the coding sequence ATGTTACCCAACGCCCACGCACCCCGACGACGCACCGGCTTCACCCTGATTGAGCTGCTGGTCGTCATCGCGATTATTGCCATTCTGATCGCCTTGCTCCTGCCCGCCGTTCAGCAGGCACGCGAAGCCGCCCGTCGCTCACAATGTAAAAACAATCTCAAGCAGCTCGCCATCGGCATGCACAACTACCACGATGTCCACGGTCTGCTCCCCTTCGGCTGGGATCAGCGCGGGGCCGGTTGGAGTGCCATGATTCTGCCCATGATCGATCGGGCCAATATTTACAACACGCTCATCTTCCAGGAATCAGGCGACGGTAACTGGGACTCCGGCTCTGCCAACACCACCGCTGCCAGCACCTATCTCCCCGTACTCGTCTGTCCCAGTGCTCCCATCAAAAAACACTACAGCTTCAACGGCATCCCGAACCGGGCCCCCTCGACTTACCTCGGGAACTCCGGCTCAGAAGCATCTTCGGATGATGAATCGACCAAAATTTCAGGTACCAAGTCGCTGGAAGATACCACGCAGAACGGTCTGTTCTACGCCTGCAGCAGCGTCGTACTCCGCGATATCAAAGATGGAACCTCCAATACCTTCATGCTCGGCGAAACACAGACGGACATCGAGTTCGGCAAAGACGGGCAGTCCATGGACCACTGGATCATCGGTTCTCCCCAGACCGATCCCTGCGGCTGCAACAACGGCACAGGCGGAACGGAGTTCACCGAATTCGTCGGCTCAGCCTATCCCCGGATGAATGCCCGTCGTACCGAACCGACCGTCAGCGGACATCTGATGGAACTTTCTTATGGCAGCTGGCACGTCGGGGGCGGACACATGGCCTATGCGGATGGCTCGGTTCATTTCCTCTCGGAAAATATGGATCTGAACGTCTACCGCGGCCTGGCTACACGCAATGGCCGGGAAGTTGTGACTCCGTAA
- a CDS encoding carboxypeptidase-like regulatory domain-containing protein, translated as MKQFLISGRAVRMLATLCLLSATVGCGGSIHPDYSQLGLVDVSGTVTLDGQPLSGAEVAFEAPDGTYSAGVTDSSGNFELMFNTEKSGCLTGEKTVRIRMAGTPEGMGEAPDDAGNSDEGGKQKAAPGKIPAAYNQDSTLKATVDADHTSFQFDLKSNP; from the coding sequence ATGAAACAGTTTCTAATTTCCGGTCGCGCAGTTCGCATGCTGGCGACCCTTTGTCTGCTCAGCGCAACGGTTGGCTGTGGCGGTTCGATCCATCCCGATTACAGCCAGCTCGGTCTGGTCGATGTCTCCGGAACCGTGACCCTCGACGGACAGCCTCTTTCGGGGGCCGAGGTTGCCTTCGAAGCTCCCGATGGCACTTATTCCGCGGGGGTGACGGACTCCAGCGGGAATTTCGAACTGATGTTCAACACTGAAAAGTCCGGTTGTCTGACCGGTGAAAAAACGGTCCGCATTCGGATGGCGGGGACTCCCGAAGGCATGGGAGAAGCACCCGACGATGCAGGGAACTCGGATGAAGGGGGCAAGCAGAAAGCGGCTCCCGGCAAGATCCCCGCGGCGTACAATCAAGACTCGACCCTCAAAGCGACTGTCGACGCCGATCACACCTCGTTCCAGTTCGATCTCAAAAGCAATCCCTGA
- the rpiB gene encoding ribose 5-phosphate isomerase B, with product MTAPVPSEEPVKKIVVASDHAGYRYKRRIIEYLTQQGYQVEDFGTDSTESVDYPDFIFPAAKAVAAGEFERGIVLGGSGNGEAIAANRVKGVRCALCWNEKSARLARQHNNANMISLGERMVSMHDVYEIIDIWLSTSFEGGRHQRRIEKLDE from the coding sequence ATGACCGCTCCAGTACCTTCAGAAGAACCTGTTAAAAAAATTGTCGTTGCCTCCGACCACGCCGGTTATCGCTACAAACGACGAATCATCGAATACCTGACGCAACAGGGCTACCAGGTCGAAGATTTCGGCACCGATTCGACCGAGTCAGTCGATTACCCGGACTTTATCTTCCCCGCCGCCAAAGCGGTGGCTGCAGGTGAGTTCGAGCGAGGTATTGTGCTGGGAGGATCAGGAAATGGCGAAGCGATTGCCGCCAACCGGGTCAAAGGGGTGCGGTGTGCGTTGTGCTGGAACGAGAAGTCAGCCCGACTGGCACGACAGCACAACAATGCGAATATGATCTCGCTGGGCGAACGCATGGTCTCGATGCACGACGTGTATGAGATCATCGATATCTGGCTGAGCACCTCCTTTGAAGGGGGACGTCACCAGAGACGTATCGAAAAACTGGACGAGTAA